From a single Saimiri boliviensis isolate mSaiBol1 chromosome 15, mSaiBol1.pri, whole genome shotgun sequence genomic region:
- the RRS1 gene encoding ribosome biogenesis regulatory protein homolog, translated as MEGQSVEELLAKAEQDEAEKLHRITVLKELELEFDLGNLLASDRNPPTGLRCAGPTPEAELRALARDNTQLLINQLWQLPTERVEEAIVARLPEPTTRLPREKPLPRPRPLTRWQQFARLKGIRSKKKTNLVWDEVSGQWRRRWGYQRARDDTKEWLIEVPGNADPLEDQFAKRIQAKKERVAKNELNRLRNLARAHKMQLPSAAGLHPTGHQSKEELGRAMQVAKVSTASVGRFQERLPKEKAPRGSGKKRKFQSLFGDFAAEKKNQLELLRIMNSKKPQLDVTRATNKQMREEDQEEAAKRRKMSQKGKRKGGRQGLGGKRKGGPPSQGGKRKGGLGGKMNTRPPGFGGKRKGGQRPGGKRRK; from the coding sequence ATGGAGGGCCAGAGCGTGGAGGAGCTGCTGGCAAAAGCGGAGCAGGACGAGGCAGAGAAGTTGCACCGCATCACGGTGCTcaaggagctggagctggagtttGACCTGGGCAACCTGCTGGCTTCGGACCGGAACCCCCCGACAGGGCTGCGGTGCGCCGGACCCACGCCGGAGGCCGAGCTGCGGGCCCTGGCGCGGGACAACACGCAGCTGCTCATCAACCAGCTATGGCAGCTGCCCACGGAGCGCGTGGAAGAGGCAATAGTGGCGCGGCTGCCCGAGCCTACCACACGCCTGCCTCGAGAGAAGCCTCTGCCCCGGCCGCGGCCACTTACACGCTGGCAGCAGTTCGCGCGCCTCAAGGGCATCCGTTCCAAGAAGAAAACCAACCTGGTGTGGGACGAGGTAAGCGGCCAGTGGCGGCGGCGCTGGGGCTACCAGCGCGCCCGGGACGACACCAAGGAATGGCTGATTGAGGTGCCCGGCAATGCTGACCCCTTGGAGGACCAGTTCGCCAAGCGGATTCAGGCCAAGAAGGAGCGAGTGGCCAAGAACGAGCTGAACCGGCTGCGTAACTTGGCCCGCGCGCACAAGATGCAGCTGCCCAGCGCAGCCGGCTTGCACCCTACCGGACACCAGAGTAAGGAGGAGCTGGGCCGCGCCATGCAGGTGGCCAAGGTCTCCACAGCCTCTGTGGGACGCTTCCAGGAACGTCTCCCCAAGGAGAAGGCGCCCCGGGGCTCCGGCAAGAAGAGGAAGTTTCAATCCCTTTTCGGGGACTTTGcagcagagaaaaagaaccaGTTGGAGCTGCTTCGTATCATGAACAGCAAGAAGCCTCAGCTGGATGTGACGAGGGCCACCAATAAGCagatgagggaggaggatcagGAGGAGGCTGCCAAGAGGAGGAAAATGAGCCAGAAGGGCAAGAGAAAGGGAGGCCGGCAGGGGCTTGGGGGCAAGAGGAAAGGGGGCCCGCCAAgccagggagggaagaggaaagggggCTTGGGAGGCAAGATGAATACCCGGCCGCCTGGCTTtggtggcaagagaaaaggaggaCAGCGtccaggaggaaagaggaggaagtaA